AATCTGGTCTTATCCAGCTTACCATTCGGTGTCATGGGCAAAGTTTCCATCTTCATAAAATAAGATGGTACCATATAGCTGGGGAGGTGTGCTGACAAACAGCCTTTTAAATGATCTGAATCTTCTTGTTCAGCAGACACATAATAGGCTACCAAGTGATTGTTACCATGGATCTCGCGAGCTATAACCACACATTCCTCTATAGTCCCATAGTTGGATAAGTGGCTTTCTATTTCACCGGTTTCAATTCTATGGCCTCGAATTTTAACCTGAAAATCTGTACGACCGAGGTATTCTATGGTACCATTATCCAACCAACGAACAAGGTCACCGGTTTTATAAAGTTTTTCTTCGGGGTTAAAGGGGTTAGGTACAAAAACCTTATCTGTTAATTCCGGATTGTTCCAGTACCCTTTGGCCAGACCATCACCTCCTATGTAAAGCTCACCGCTAACTCCTTTTGGCTGTAACTGCCTGTGTCTGTTCAGCACGTAAAGCCGTGTATTGCCAATGGGCTTGCCAATAGTTATTTTATCTTCGTCAGTAAGATCTGTCAATGATGACCATACCGTGGTTTCGGTAGGTCCGTATACATTAACTATTCTTGCCTTAGCAGCTGCTTTCAGTTGCTTCAAAAGTTCGGGTGGGAAGGCCTCTCCCCCAACAAGCATGTATTCCAAGCCACCCATACCTGCTTTGAAGGCAACTTCATCACTGGTTAGCAGTTTGTAGCGCGATGGTGTGGTCTGCATCATCGTAACACCATTCATGGCTATTGTTTTAAACAAAAGCCTGGGGTCTTTTTGGGCTGCTTCATCCGCTATAACCACCCGGGCACCGCGAGTAAGCGGAACCAATGACTCCGTGACAAATATGTCAAAGGAAAAAGTTGTTACGGAAACAATAGTAGTTTCTTCAGTGAAAGGAACGCTTTTCGACAACGATACGATATAGTTATGTACTGCTCTATGTGGGAGCATTACACCCTTAGGCCTTCCTGTTGAGCCTGAGGTGTAGATTACATAAGCGAGGTCATCAGAATTATTGACATGGGTTAAGTTTTTAGGCTCTGACGCCAATTCTTCGCAATCAACCGTCAGAATATCAAGATTCTGCTCAACGCTAAATACTTTTCCGTCCAGGTCTGGCGTGGTCAGAAGTACTGTAGCATTAGCATCTGACATCATATACTCTAAACGCTCTTTGGGGAATGTGGGGTCTAAGGGAAGATAACAACCTCCGGATTTTAGCACGGCCAGCTGGCTAATGAATAGCTCCAGTGAGCGGCTGGTGTACAATGCTACAATTTGGTTAGGGCGTACTCCCCGGGCTCGTATATCTGCTGCCAGGCTATTGGCTTTTTCATTAAGCTCTTTGTAGCTCAATGCCTGCTCGCCAAATACAAGCGCTGTATGCTCCGGGGTTCTGGCTGCCTGTTCCTCAAAAAGCTGAACAAGTGTTTTCTCCACAGGGTATGCCAGGGCTGTTTTATTGAAATCGTAAAGCAGTTCAGCTCTTTCACTATCCGATAACAGGCTGACTTCTTTTACTTTTTTACTGCTATCATGAAGTATGCTCTTAATGACCAAAGCAAACTGTGTGGCCAGTGAGCGCACAAAAGGTTCACTAAGCTGTGCAGTTTGATAGGCAAACTCGATCTCTACCTCTTCATTAAAGAAGACCGTGACCACAAGTGGAATTCCTGTATTTTCATAAACGGTTTCCAGATGCAGCTTAAATTCAGCATTACTATTTATTTTTTCGGTATCAAGAGGATAATTTTCAATGATAACAACAGAATCAAACAAGTCATTACTGGGCTTAATATCCAGCATGCGTTTGATTTCAAAATACGAAGTGTTATTGTATTGGCTTCTTTCTATCAAATCCTTACTGATACCTGCCACAACATCCAGCAAGGTGGCGTTTTCCACTTGCCTAAGCCTTAGCGGTATGGTATTGATAAAATTGCCAATCACTTTATCATTACCCTTGATAGCTACATCACGATTAGATACGGTAGTACCAAAAACAACATCTGAAATATCCTGATATTTCTGTAGCAGCATACCATAGGCTGCATATATCACAGAGGCTTTGGTAACTTTATTTGCACTGGCAAATTCATCCATGGCCAAATTGGATACCCGCTCAATAACCTTGGCGATTTCATTTTTCTTATCAAGGTCAAATGCTCCCGAGAAGAAGGTCGTGGTATCGTAGTCGCCAAGGTAGTTTTTCCAATAAGCCTCAGCTCCTTTTTTTGCATTCTTTATCAAACGGAGCTGCATCTCTTTATATGCAGGCTTTACCGTTACTGCAGCTGATTCATTATTAATCAGCTGCCTGTATGCTGTAAATAGTTCTTCCAGCAAAATCCCGGTACTCCAACCATCATAGAGAATGTGATGGTGGGTAATATTCAAAACATATTGCTGAGTAGAAGTTTTAATGACGGTCACTCTAAAAGGAACCTCTGTAAGTGTAAGCCTTCTATGCTGATCTTCGTCAGAGTATTGCTCAACCAGCCGTTGCAAGGTTTCTGATGCCTCCTGCGTAAGATCCTTGTAAGTAAAATCAACAGAACACTCTTTAAGAACAATCTGTACCGGTTTACTGAGTTTCTCCCACCTGAATACCGATCTCAAAGCTTCGTTTTGCTCCTGAACTTTACTTATTGCCTTTCTAAAGGTATTTACATTTAACTCACCTTCAACCCGAAAAGATAGTTGTACATTATATACATTGCTATCAGCTTCATTCAAATAATGAAATAGCATTCCTCGCTGAACAGTCGTCAGCTCAAGTATTTCCTGTACGTTAGACTTATCTAATTTCTCGTTCACGGCTAAGTTTTTTCTATTGTAGCATAAGAATTAAAGATTTTGAACCTTATGCTATCACTCCGTCCTTAAACATTTTACGGGGCTTACCATAGCTGCTTTAATAGTTTGCATACTTACAGTAAGCCAGGCAATTAACAGGGTCATGATTCCGGCTGCAACAAAATACCAGACTTCCAGCTCAATACTAAAGGCAAAATTGTCCAACCATTGCTTAGTCATAAAATAACTGATCGGTATAGCAACTAAAATAGATGCCATAACCATTTTGGTGAAGTCCAGTGACAGGAGGTAGATAATAGAAAAATTATTTGCACCCAGAGCTTTTCTAATCCCAATTTCTTTAAGTCTTCTTTCAGCAGTGAAAGTTGCCAGACCGAAAAGTCCAAGACATGATATTATTATTGCTAAAGCAGCAAAGTATTTAGAAAGCGCTGAAACTCTCTGCTCGGAAGCATATTGCGCCTCATAAGCTGCATCCAGAAACTGGTAGTCCAGAGGTGAACCTGCAAACTCCATGTAAAAATCTTTAAGTTCGTCAATAGCTTCAACGGTTCTTCCTGCATCCAGTTTCGCCAATACAACGCTTGTTTTGTGGGGAGCCAGAATAAAAAACAAAGGCTTAACCTGCTCATGAAGTGACTCAAAGTGAAAGTTCTTCACTACGCCAATGATCTGTCTGTTGTCACCCCAAAGGTTAACTGTCTGCCCTACAGGATTCTCCATTCCCATCACCTCAATAGCGGCCTCATTAAAAATAATAGCCTCATTGTCTGAAATGAAGTCCTTGGAAAAGGATCGTCCGTCTAATATTTCTATACCCAGGGTTTTTATAAAATCGTAGTTTACACCTACGTTCTCAAATGACACCTGGCTTTCCGTGTTTTTTCCCGGCCATTCCAGGCTTCCGGTGGTCATAAAACTTCCCATTGTACTTCCCATCCTGCTCGAAGCACTGGATACTCCCGGAATTTTCTGCACTTCTATCAGGAAGCTTTCCAGGTTCTCCGCTACCTTTCCCTCTTTTTCAAAATAAATAACATTGTCTTTACTATAGCCAAGGTTTTTCGATTGTATGAATTTCATTTGATTATAAATAACTACAACCGAAACAATGAAAATCACCGAGAGTGTAAACTGAAACACTACCAGTCCTTTACGTGCCCATAGCTCTCCCAGTGAGCTTTTGAACTTGCCTTTGAGAATGATTGCCGGCTTGAAACCTGACATGTAGATCGCCGGATAGCTACCCGAAATAAGTCCGGTAAACAGAGTAATCCCTACCATGGATATGATCAGGGAAGCATCAAAATGCATAGCTAGGTCTTTACCTGTAATTTCGTTGAATGTAGGCATAAATAAAAAAATCACCAGCACGGCAAAGGCCAGTGAAATAAATGCCATTAAAACTGATTCTGCTAAATATTGTGCAACCAAAGACTGACGACTCACACCAATAGCCTTTTTCACTCCTACTTCCTTAATCTTCCTGGATGCTTTGGCGGTTGACAGGTTCATAAAGTTTATACAGGCGATCAAAAGGATAAATATGGCTATGATGGCAAACATCTTAACATACTCAATTCTACCTCCTGCCTGTACTCCATTTTCATAGTTACCGTACAGGTACCTGTCTTCATATTGCCTTGCAAAAAGCGTCACATTCGACTCAGCATATTTCTCCTTTATTAAGCCGGATATCTTTGTGTTAAATTGCTCAACATCGGTGTTATTCTTTAGCACTACATAGGTATGAGGGCCATTGTTACCCCAATTAGGCTCCCTATGAAACATGTTTGCGAATAGCTCAAAAGATAATACAAAATCAAACTGATCTGATGAGTGTCTGGGTACATCTTCAAAAACACCCGAGATCACCGCATCTTTTTTAAACTGCAGCAATTGCCACTCGACTCTTTTTCCAATTGCCTCTTCTGCAGTATTAAACAGACTCAAGGCGAGAGACTCAGAAATTACAATAGAATTTTGATCTTCCAGCACATTGTTCTCATCACCATGTAAAAGGTTATAAGAAAAAACATTAAAGTACTCCTTACCCACAAACTGACCTGCCCCTTTAACGCTTTTTTCATCCACCGTAGTAATTGTAAACTCCTGGAACCATGACAATGGAGTTGCCAGGGTAGAATATTCCACTTCCGGAAATTCATCTTTCAGAGCTTCTGCTAAAGGGTCCGGCGTATTTTCTACAGTTTTAATGAGATCAGCATTCTCCTGATGCTCCATGACCTGATAAAGTCTATCACCTTTGTCATGGAATCTATCAAAGGCAAGCTCATCGCTTACCCACATATAAATAAAGAAAACACTGGTAAGACCGGCGGAAAGGCCTATTAAGTTAATGATGAATGTAGTTTTAAAGCGTTTGAAACTACGTAGTATTAAGCGAAGATTATGTTTGAGCATGTTTAGTTGGTTTCTATTTCAGTCTAATGACTTTTAATTTAAAATATCAGTACGAGCCAGCAAGCAGACATGTATTGCCGGATATAAATAAATCGATGCCCTATTTTATAATGAAATAAAATAGATCCTTTTACAGCGTTTTTAAACCTGGTATGTTACCACAATAGCTATGGGCAAATAATATTTATTATTTACCTCCTGAGTGCCAATTGGCACTTTGATAAAAGCCAATAAAGATGAATTTCCCATCACAAATCAAAAGTTCATTCTGAACCTTCGATTAACTGTAAGATACGTCAAATCAAAATAAGTGGTTACATTTAGATTCAACAGAATCATAATCAATATAAATGGATTTATGAAAAAGTCCAAACGCAATACTCGAAAAGTATCGCGTTTGGAAAAGAAATCACGGTATTCAGTTATATTTCATGTTTAGCTAAACAGCATATCCAAATCCTCCTCCGAAAGCTCCGCGCTGTCAAAATCAGAAGGAGAAAAATGCACATCACTCTGCCCTTCAATATGCTCCAGCACCATTTCCAGGTTTTCGAAGTAGCAATTTTTAAACCATTCTATAGTAGTTTTTTGGTGAGCCTTCCCATTGTAGTTGATATCCATAGTCAATTCACCGTTCACCACCATAAGGTTGATTTCAAGCTTTGCTGTTATCTCATTTTCAGCAGATGTTTCTCTGCCATGGCTTTCATGGCTCAGAGAGAACAGATCATTATCCATTTCTCTGTCAAACTGTCCCAGATAGTTGAATCTCACTTCTGCTTTAGGCTGCTTGTCAGCAGTTCCATTCATATACCTGTTAATACCATATCCCATACCGTAAAACGGGACTGTCCGCATCTGTTCCTTTATAGATTTTATCTGGTCATCAAGATCATCTTGCGAAAGCTCAAGCTTTACAGGGTACATAGAAGTAAACCACCCAACTGTTCTCGCAGTGTTTACTTTTGAAAGGTGACGACCATGGTTTTCATGTTCTACTATTAAAGTTTCGGCTCCTGTCCATGCTTTTAAGGTAATGGCCAGGGCTACATTGAGCAGAATAGGAACATCTGTATTGTAGGCTTGATGGGCTTCCTTCAGTAAATATGACGTTTGGGCCTCACCAAAAGTGCCTGTCTCTTTCTTTAGGTTAATACAAGTCCAGTCCTGAGTATCGGTATCTACCGGAAGCGTAAAGGCCAGCCCTTCCAAATCATCCCAATACTCATCGGAACCTTGAATCTCTTCAGAGTCGGAAAATTTAACCAACTGACCATGCCAATCGATCAATGAAGCTGTTTTTAAAGGTAATTTTATATTATTATTGTTCTCCAGAGCACTATAGCTTCTATACAAATCTTCAAGCAACACCCTCCATGAAATACCGTCGACAGCCAGATGGTGAGCCGTAATCAGCAATCTTTCTCCATCACCTGCATATCGAATTACACCTGCTCTCAGCATAAGCCCTTTTTCAAGGTCAATTTTTTGTTTCAGCGACTCGCAAACTTCCGTAAGTTCCTCAGCACCTGCCACGCTATGTTCAGAAATGCTAAATACACTGGCAAAGTCTTTATTACCATAAGCAAATGTACCTGCCTTGTAGTTTAGCCTCAGGCCATCATGATGTTCGATAACCTGAATAAATGCCTTGTGAAGATTCTCCAGGCTAACTTTACGGTTTAGCCTAAGCAGCACAGACTGATTGTAAAACCCAGGATGTTTAAAATCCCGGGAAAAGAACCACCCTTCAATAGGCGTCAGTCCCCTTTTGCCATCAATCAAACCTTGTTCATATTGGCTTTCCCCAGCTACTTCTGCATGCTGGCTGATCTGCTCAATGGTGTGATAGGTAAGTATATCTTTCACATTCAATGAAATACCCTCTTCATTTAACCTTGAAGAAATCTGTACCGCTTTGATAGAGTCTCCCCCTAATTCAAAGAAATTGTCAGTAACTGACAACCCTTCTTCATCAAATATCTCAGACCATACCTTTAGCGAAATTTTTTCAATATCATTTTTTGGCAGTATTTCGGTTTTCACTGCTTGCATTTGATCAGGTTCAGGTAATGCACTGTAGTCTACTTTTCCGTTTTTGGTTAACGGCACTGCCTCTATTCTTATAAAAGAGGCAGGAATCATATAGTGCGGCAACTGATCTGCCAGATAGTTTCTCAGACTGGCGGCTTCTATATTCTGCCCTGAATCAGCTATAAAATAAGCATAAAGAACTTTCTTATCCTTTTGGTTTACCTTTGCAACGACCAGCGCCCTGGTAACGGAAGGGAAACTTGTCAGGCAATTTTCAATCTCAGCGAGTTCTATGCGATAGCCATTAATTTTAACCTGCTGGTCGGCCCTGCCTATAAATTCAATAGTACCATTGAGCAGCCTTCTGGCTATATCACCTGTTTTATACATTTTTTGTCCCGCTATAAACGGATGGGCAATAAAACGCTCTTCGGTTAGTGTCTCGTTGTATAAATATCCCCTTGCCAGTCCATCTCCTGATATATACATTTCGCCTTTTACTCCAGTGGGCACAGGCTGCATAAAACGATCCAGAATGTAGATTTGAGTGTTACTGGCTGGAATACCAATGGGCACCGTACTGGTAGTTTCCGATAGATCAAATCTATGAATCATGCAACCCACCGTGGCCTCTGTCGGACCATACTCATTGCATATATCTATTTTTCCGGAGAACTTATTGTGGATAGCTTCTGCCAGCCGTTGTTCCAGTTCCTCACCACCTACTATAAACCTTTTTATACTACATTCAGCAGGAATCTCAACTTTGCTCTCAGTAATAAGCTTCAAGTGTGAGGGTGTAAGCTTTACAACATTAACTTTGTTCTCAGTTATGATCCTGTTTATAAGCAGGTCATTGCTGACTTCCTGGTAGATAATAAGTTTATTTCCTGTAATAAGAGGTGTAAATATAGAGGTTATAGTCAAATCAAAAGATATTGAGGTGTATAGAGCAAACGTGGCCTGCTCACCTGCAACATATTGACCTGCTGCCCAACAAATATAATTGACCAGTGAATGATGTTCAATCATTACTCCTTTAGGCTTGCCTGTGGTGCCCGAAGTATAGATAACATAGGCCAGGTCACTCGGCTTATTAATATTCTTTATTTCGTTATCCTCATCACTATCAATAGGCTCCTTGCCAAGATTTAATATTACCGGCTGAGTATCCGCAACCTCCAACTGCCAGTTTAACAGCCTGGATTCGTAGGGTGTGGTAGTAACTGCCACATTACACTGGCTGTGGGTAAGGATGTAATTTACCCTTTCCTCAGGCAATTCGGTATCTAAAGGCAAATAACTCCCCCCTGCCTTCAAAACACCCAGGATAGTAATAATCAATTCGGGACTTCGGGGTAACAAAACTCCTACTACATCATTAGTATTAATACCCTTTTCCCTGAGTATTTGAGCCAGTTTGTTCGCTCTATTGTTTAATTCTTTATAAGTTAACGTCGCTCCTTCAAACTCCACCGCTATGGCCTCAGGGCTGTTTTTAGCCTGCTCCTCGAATAGTTGGTGTATCACCTTGCTTTTGGGGTAGGCTTTTTCGGTTTGGTTATAATTCCTGACATACCAGTCATACTCGCTTTCCGGAAGGATTGATATTTCTGATACATCTGCTTCAGGATTATGAACAATGGCCTCAACCAAAACATCAAAGTGTTTTCTTAACCTCAGTATGCTCTCTTTTTCGAAGAGTTTGCCGGCATATTCAATAGCGTATTTGATGGATTGCTCATAATCGAAAACTTCCATCGAAATATCAAACTTTGAGAACCCCGGATCAAAAAAGTGCCTGGTCAATGAAAAGTCAGAGGTTTCTGCACTCGGGAACCCCATATTTTGATAGATGAACATGGTATCAAAAACAGGGTTTCTACTAACGTCCCTTTGGTCAATGATTTCATTTACAAGCTGCTCAAAAGGGTAATCCTGATGGCCAAGTGCCTCGGCAATACGGTCTTTCTCAATGTGAAGTAATTGCCTGAATGATAACCCCTTAGAAACGGTATTCTTTATGCCCAGATTATTTACAAACATACCCTGCATTTTTTGTAAATCAGGGTGTTTCCTGCCTGCCACAGGTATGCCTATAACCAGATCTTCCTGCCCTGTATATTTTGTAAGCAATACACAATAAATAGTATACATGAGTGCTTGGAGGGTACAGTTATTATCTTTTGCCAATTGTCGGAGCCTGGAGCTTATATCAGCATTGAGCTCAAATTCCATTTTTGCTCCTTCACTGTCAAACATCAATGGTCTGGGATGGTCGGTTGGCAAGTCGAGTACAGGCAATTCCCCAGCCAGCTGATTAAGCCAGTAATCACGCTGAACTGCTACTTTGGGTGAGGTCAGGTATTCCTTCTCCCATAAAGCAAAGTCTTTGTAGCCAATAGCAGGTTCGGCAAGTTCTGTGCCATCATAGTA
This region of Fulvivirga ulvae genomic DNA includes:
- a CDS encoding ABC transporter permease produces the protein MLKHNLRLILRSFKRFKTTFIINLIGLSAGLTSVFFIYMWVSDELAFDRFHDKGDRLYQVMEHQENADLIKTVENTPDPLAEALKDEFPEVEYSTLATPLSWFQEFTITTVDEKSVKGAGQFVGKEYFNVFSYNLLHGDENNVLEDQNSIVISESLALSLFNTAEEAIGKRVEWQLLQFKKDAVISGVFEDVPRHSSDQFDFVLSFELFANMFHREPNWGNNGPHTYVVLKNNTDVEQFNTKISGLIKEKYAESNVTLFARQYEDRYLYGNYENGVQAGGRIEYVKMFAIIAIFILLIACINFMNLSTAKASRKIKEVGVKKAIGVSRQSLVAQYLAESVLMAFISLAFAVLVIFLFMPTFNEITGKDLAMHFDASLIISMVGITLFTGLISGSYPAIYMSGFKPAIILKGKFKSSLGELWARKGLVVFQFTLSVIFIVSVVVIYNQMKFIQSKNLGYSKDNVIYFEKEGKVAENLESFLIEVQKIPGVSSASSRMGSTMGSFMTTGSLEWPGKNTESQVSFENVGVNYDFIKTLGIEILDGRSFSKDFISDNEAIIFNEAAIEVMGMENPVGQTVNLWGDNRQIIGVVKNFHFESLHEQVKPLFFILAPHKTSVVLAKLDAGRTVEAIDELKDFYMEFAGSPLDYQFLDAAYEAQYASEQRVSALSKYFAALAIIISCLGLFGLATFTAERRLKEIGIRKALGANNFSIIYLLSLDFTKMVMASILVAIPISYFMTKQWLDNFAFSIELEVWYFVAAGIMTLLIAWLTVSMQTIKAAMVSPVKCLRTE
- a CDS encoding non-ribosomal peptide synthetase, translating into MPHTTLIEILKKRSSQKEAGITFIDSGDNERYLSYEGLYDAALKGLSQLQKIGMKPKDELVFQVDDNQTFVVVYWACLLGGIIPVPLTIGQNDDHKHKLFNIWKVLNNPFVVSSTSGLERLESFAQKYGLEDLYSDIKTRAVDQAVIMASEENGEEYEVEENDVAFIQFSSGSTGSPKGVVLTHKNLITNVAAISAASGYTTQDSMISWMPLTHDMGLIGFHINPLYIGMNHYIMPTNLFVRRPALWLDKATQHKVTILCSPNFGYKYVLKHCNVNENDGWALSSVRLLYNGAEPISVQLCRDFIDALSKFGLSRNAMCPVYGLAEASLAVSISNLEDEVISYNFDRQLLNFGDHVVVTEKDDNSVSFVNVGKAINDCLVRVTNDNNEEVGDEIIGHVQIKGDNVTSGYYNNEEATKNAIVEDGWLRTGDLGFVKDGNLYITGRVKDIIFINGQNFYPHDIERIAEQVDGIELNKIAVAGYFNPEKQKEEVVAFVFHRGGLDKFIPLLKELRSHINAGAGFEPDLIIPVKDIPRTTSGKLQRFKLLQQYKNGEFVEVEKEVNKLLEEAGLNEPIEEPGNENEQKLSEIWKRILRLDQVGVTQNFFEIGGNSLKAAEMSMAFAKTFQADLPLEVLYERTTIRELIDTIDDLEKKEYKTIPQTQSQGTYALSSPQKRLFYAWRMNKESIAYNTPIAFNVEGKVDRQKLEKCVNHLIRRHDALRITFEISAGEPVFKVADQVSLALTAEACSSNEVGKKLKGMVKPFDLEKGPLFRVAILEIEGHEPVLFLDFHHIISDGLSVYNFMEELARYYDGTELAEPAIGYKDFALWEKEYLTSPKVAVQRDYWLNQLAGELPVLDLPTDHPRPLMFDSEGAKMEFELNADISSRLRQLAKDNNCTLQALMYTIYCVLLTKYTGQEDLVIGIPVAGRKHPDLQKMQGMFVNNLGIKNTVSKGLSFRQLLHIEKDRIAEALGHQDYPFEQLVNEIIDQRDVSRNPVFDTMFIYQNMGFPSAETSDFSLTRHFFDPGFSKFDISMEVFDYEQSIKYAIEYAGKLFEKESILRLRKHFDVLVEAIVHNPEADVSEISILPESEYDWYVRNYNQTEKAYPKSKVIHQLFEEQAKNSPEAIAVEFEGATLTYKELNNRANKLAQILREKGINTNDVVGVLLPRSPELIITILGVLKAGGSYLPLDTELPEERVNYILTHSQCNVAVTTTPYESRLLNWQLEVADTQPVILNLGKEPIDSDEDNEIKNINKPSDLAYVIYTSGTTGKPKGVMIEHHSLVNYICWAAGQYVAGEQATFALYTSISFDLTITSIFTPLITGNKLIIYQEVSNDLLINRIITENKVNVVKLTPSHLKLITESKVEIPAECSIKRFIVGGEELEQRLAEAIHNKFSGKIDICNEYGPTEATVGCMIHRFDLSETTSTVPIGIPASNTQIYILDRFMQPVPTGVKGEMYISGDGLARGYLYNETLTEERFIAHPFIAGQKMYKTGDIARRLLNGTIEFIGRADQQVKINGYRIELAEIENCLTSFPSVTRALVVAKVNQKDKKVLYAYFIADSGQNIEAASLRNYLADQLPHYMIPASFIRIEAVPLTKNGKVDYSALPEPDQMQAVKTEILPKNDIEKISLKVWSEIFDEEGLSVTDNFFELGGDSIKAVQISSRLNEEGISLNVKDILTYHTIEQISQHAEVAGESQYEQGLIDGKRGLTPIEGWFFSRDFKHPGFYNQSVLLRLNRKVSLENLHKAFIQVIEHHDGLRLNYKAGTFAYGNKDFASVFSISEHSVAGAEELTEVCESLKQKIDLEKGLMLRAGVIRYAGDGERLLITAHHLAVDGISWRVLLEDLYRSYSALENNNNIKLPLKTASLIDWHGQLVKFSDSEEIQGSDEYWDDLEGLAFTLPVDTDTQDWTCINLKKETGTFGEAQTSYLLKEAHQAYNTDVPILLNVALAITLKAWTGAETLIVEHENHGRHLSKVNTARTVGWFTSMYPVKLELSQDDLDDQIKSIKEQMRTVPFYGMGYGINRYMNGTADKQPKAEVRFNYLGQFDREMDNDLFSLSHESHGRETSAENEITAKLEINLMVVNGELTMDINYNGKAHQKTTIEWFKNCYFENLEMVLEHIEGQSDVHFSPSDFDSAELSEEDLDMLFS